GATCTGAATTATACGAGATGGTTCCGGAGTCTTTGATTGCATCGGTAATCAATGCAAAAATAGATAAAGAATCTTTGCCTGAGATATTTAAACGCATTGATGAGTTTCTTGATAATGAGTCTATAGATCTGATTATTGGTGGTCCTCCATGTCAGGCATATTCACTCGTAGGTCGATCAAGGGATAAGAACCGAATGAAATTCGACATGCGGAATTATTTATATGTTTACTATGCTGAATTCCTAAAAAGGTACCAACCTCATTATTTTGTTTTCGAAAATGTTTCAGGATTACTGTCAGCAAAATCTCTGGATGGTGTTTCTTACTTTGAAAGTATGAGGAAATTGTTCCAGGATGCAGGTTATGAAACTGAATACAAAGTTCTCTCGGCAGATAATTATGGAGTACTTCAGAAAAGAAAACGTGTCATACTTGTTGGTAGAAGAGGTAATGAAACGGGGTTCTATCCAGAGCCGGAAATCTGGAAACCACAGGTGAAAGTCAGGGAGGTTTTCCAGGATCTGCCGGAATTACAAGCTGGTAATGGCTCAACACTTCCCTGCCAACTAAAGGAATGCACAGGTCAGTATTTATATAAGGCTGGAATACGCAATGATAACGTGCCGGTTACTTTACATCAGTCACGTCCACATTCAGATCAGGACCTTGAAATCTACAGGATAGCAGCCAGAAAATGGAATGAAAAAAGGGAAAGACTGGACTACAATGACTTACCGGAACGACTTAAAACACACAAAAACCGTTCTTCTTTCCGTGATCGTTTCAAGGTTGTTGATTCGGATGGAGATTGTTCCCACACTGTTGTGGCTCACATATCCAAAGATGGGCACTATTACATTCATCCGGATATTAATCAGAACCGGTCAATAACTCCCAGAGAAGCTGCCCGACTGCAAACTTTTCCAGATGACTATTTCTTTGAGGGAATGTCGGACAAACCCGGGCGTACTGCCGCTTACCGTCAGATAGGAAACGCTGTACCTGTTCTGCTGTCCCAGAAAATTGCTGAGAAACTAAAGGAGGTATGGTGATGGATGAAAATGATAAGTATTCGATAAGACCTGCGGGCCGGCATATTCTTACAATAGGCCGTGATCTTATTCAGGATAAATATGCCGCTATTGTTGAATTAGTAAAGAATGCCTATGATGCAGACTCTCCGGATGTCCAGATAACTTTTAGGGTTCCAGAAGACAGGAAAAGCATTACAATTATTATTGAAGATCATGGTCACGGTATGTCCAGAGACATTGTAATCAATAATTGGATGGTTCCTTCAACAGATGATAAACTGAAAAGAAAAACCAGTCCAAACGGAAGAACCATGCAAGGGCGTAAAGGAGTAGGACGTTATGCTGCTTCAATTCTGGGGAATGATCTTTCTTTAGTAACAGTTACTCCCGAAGGAGAAAAGACTGAAGTTTATGTGGAATGGGACTCTTTTGAGAATGCGGATTATCTGGATAACGTAGAAATATTAGTAAAAACTACAATTTCTGATCAACCATCCGGTACTATTTTAACAATAACAGGCGATGTAAACTATCTTTCAGAATGGGATGAAAAACAGATTCGGGATCTTGAATTTCAACTAAAAAAGTTAAATTCACCCATCATGTATGAACTTCCTGAGAATTTTGACGATAATTCCTTCTCAATTTTTCTCAATTTTGATGGTTTCTGGAAAAGACAAGCAGACAACATTTCCAAAAAAATTGAGCCATATCCGATTATTGATTTATATGATTACAAAATATCAGGGTCAATAGAACATTATGGAAATGGCACACTTACTTATACAAATCAA
The Methanosarcinales archaeon DNA segment above includes these coding regions:
- a CDS encoding DNA cytosine methyltransferase, with amino-acid sequence MNKIRFLDVFAGAGGLSEGFIRSGYSPVAHVEVDLAACYTLKTRMAYHWLKGRGWTDAYCDYLYGKISRSELYEMVPESLIASVINAKIDKESLPEIFKRIDEFLDNESIDLIIGGPPCQAYSLVGRSRDKNRMKFDMRNYLYVYYAEFLKRYQPHYFVFENVSGLLSAKSLDGVSYFESMRKLFQDAGYETEYKVLSADNYGVLQKRKRVILVGRRGNETGFYPEPEIWKPQVKVREVFQDLPELQAGNGSTLPCQLKECTGQYLYKAGIRNDNVPVTLHQSRPHSDQDLEIYRIAARKWNEKRERLDYNDLPERLKTHKNRSSFRDRFKVVDSDGDCSHTVVAHISKDGHYYIHPDINQNRSITPREAARLQTFPDDYFFEGMSDKPGRTAAYRQIGNAVPVLLSQKIAEKLKEVW